The following are from one region of the Amycolatopsis sp. QT-25 genome:
- a CDS encoding 4-(cytidine 5'-diphospho)-2-C-methyl-D-erythritol kinase — MLAVVPPPVTVRVPAKVNLHLSVGDVRPDGYHELVTVFQALSLTDEVTVAVTEDPGVEVYGEGEGAVPTGANNLAWKAAQALAAHVGKADGEPKVRVVLRKGIPVAGGMAGGSADAAATLVGLASLWKLDISRDELAGIAAKLGSDVPFALYGGTALGTGRGEQLVPVLSRHTFHWVLAFDQRGLSTPRVFGELDRLREEGSPPRIGSHTPVVEALASGDPRQLALLLGNDLQAAAVSLRPGLRRTLRAGVNAGALAGTVSGSGPTCAFLCADAQSAVEVAAELSGAGVCRTVRVAHGPVPGARLVGGDDAPRPSPPRVHA; from the coding sequence GTGCTCGCCGTCGTACCGCCCCCAGTGACCGTCAGGGTCCCCGCCAAGGTCAACCTGCACCTGTCGGTCGGTGACGTACGCCCGGACGGCTACCACGAGTTGGTGACCGTGTTCCAGGCGCTTTCCCTGACCGATGAGGTGACCGTCGCGGTCACTGAAGATCCCGGCGTCGAGGTGTACGGCGAAGGTGAAGGCGCAGTGCCGACAGGGGCCAACAACCTCGCCTGGAAGGCGGCGCAGGCATTGGCGGCCCACGTCGGCAAGGCGGACGGCGAGCCCAAGGTCCGAGTGGTGCTGCGCAAAGGCATCCCGGTAGCGGGTGGGATGGCCGGTGGCAGCGCCGACGCGGCCGCGACCCTGGTGGGCCTCGCGTCGCTCTGGAAGCTCGACATCTCCCGAGACGAATTGGCGGGTATCGCCGCGAAGCTCGGCAGCGATGTTCCTTTCGCTCTCTACGGCGGAACGGCGCTGGGCACCGGCCGAGGTGAGCAGCTGGTGCCGGTCTTGTCGAGGCACACGTTCCACTGGGTTCTGGCGTTCGACCAGCGTGGTCTTTCGACTCCGCGGGTGTTCGGCGAGCTGGACAGGTTGCGCGAAGAGGGCAGCCCGCCTCGGATCGGTTCGCACACTCCGGTGGTCGAGGCGCTGGCCTCCGGTGATCCGCGGCAGCTGGCGTTGCTTCTCGGCAATGACCTGCAGGCGGCGGCGGTCTCGTTGCGGCCGGGATTGCGGCGTACGTTGCGGGCGGGGGTCAACGCGGGCGCGCTCGCCGGCACCGTGTCCGGATCCGGGCCGACCTGCGCCTTTCTGTGCGCGGACGCGCAGTCCGCCGTCGAGGTCGCCGCGGAGCTGTCCGGTGCGGGGGTCTGTCGCACGGTGCGTGTCGCACACGGGCCGGTTCCCGGGGCCCGGCTGGTCGGCGGGGATGACGCGCCGCGGCCGTCGCCGCCTCGGGTGCACGCATGA
- a CDS encoding ATP-binding cassette domain-containing protein encodes MITVENLSKSFPLNGNPVVALRDVSVDIQAGSLFGVVGPAGSGKSTLARCIGLQERPDRGVVRLDGLNTGTLDGRRLREIRRQVGVVSTKPELLAERTIAGNIASPLEQLGLDGPQRRTRVGNLLDLVGLSPRAGQRPGDLTEGQLRRVAIAKALAAGPSVLLADDPTAGVQPEESGAVLTVLDRARAELGVTVLLTTPDAGVVRRVCDDVAVLEAGAIIERGTVLDLVSDPNSRTAQALLPAIETGRAQASKYDRAVDVVLIGFASVGALLPEAAGRFDVELATIGGGLTRIGDTPVGRFRLGVRGERADAALAWIVERGGHVTHPVRGPQGVAA; translated from the coding sequence GTGATCACTGTCGAAAACCTGTCCAAATCCTTTCCCCTCAACGGAAATCCCGTCGTCGCCCTGCGCGACGTGAGCGTGGACATCCAAGCCGGTTCGCTTTTCGGAGTCGTGGGTCCGGCCGGCTCCGGCAAGTCGACCCTCGCTCGTTGCATCGGCCTTCAGGAGCGCCCCGACCGCGGTGTCGTCCGGCTCGACGGCCTCAACACCGGCACCCTCGACGGACGTCGGCTGCGCGAGATCCGCCGTCAGGTCGGTGTCGTGAGCACCAAACCGGAATTGCTCGCCGAGCGCACCATCGCCGGCAACATCGCCTCGCCGCTCGAACAGCTCGGCCTCGACGGGCCGCAACGCCGCACCCGGGTCGGTAACCTGCTCGACCTGGTCGGACTCAGTCCCAGGGCCGGCCAGCGGCCGGGCGACCTGACCGAGGGGCAGCTGCGCCGGGTGGCCATCGCCAAGGCTCTCGCCGCCGGGCCGTCCGTGCTCCTGGCCGACGACCCGACCGCGGGTGTGCAGCCCGAGGAGTCCGGCGCGGTCCTGACCGTGCTCGACCGGGCGCGTGCCGAGCTCGGGGTCACCGTGTTGCTCACCACTCCCGACGCCGGCGTGGTCCGCCGTGTCTGCGACGACGTCGCGGTCCTCGAGGCCGGAGCGATCATCGAACGGGGAACCGTGCTCGACCTGGTCTCCGACCCGAACAGCCGGACCGCGCAGGCGCTGCTTCCCGCGATCGAGACCGGACGGGCGCAGGCGTCGAAGTACGATCGAGCGGTGGACGTCGTGCTCATCGGCTTCGCTTCGGTCGGTGCGCTGCTGCCGGAAGCCGCCGGTCGCTTCGACGTCGAACTCGCCACCATCGGCGGCGGCCTGACCCGGATCGGTGACACGCCGGTCGGCCGGTTCCGCCTCGGTGTGCGCGGTGAGCGCGCGGACGCCGCGCTCGCCTGGATCGTCGAACGCGGCGGCCATGTGACCCACCCGGTCCGCGGACCGCAGGGCGTCGCCGCCTGA
- the rsmA gene encoding 16S rRNA (adenine(1518)-N(6)/adenine(1519)-N(6))-dimethyltransferase RsmA yields MTELLGPAEIRALAAELDVRPTKKLGQNFVHDPNTVRRIVDLSGIGEGDVVLEVGPGLGSLTLGLLATGAEVVAVEIDPVLAKRLPNTVAERGGAERLKVVGADALRITADDLPARPTALVANLPYNVAVPVVLHLLAELPSLTSGLVMVQTEVADRMAAGPGSRTYGVPSVKLAWYGKARKVAAVPRTVFWPVPNVDSALVAFERGEVVWSVDRQRLFAVVDAAFSQRRKTLRAALASWAGSAERAEELLEKAGIDPKTRGEQLDVHQFARIAAAAV; encoded by the coding sequence GTGACTGAACTGCTCGGCCCTGCGGAGATCAGGGCGCTTGCGGCCGAGCTGGACGTACGTCCGACCAAGAAGCTCGGCCAGAACTTCGTGCACGATCCCAACACCGTGCGCCGCATCGTCGACCTTTCCGGGATCGGCGAAGGGGACGTCGTGCTGGAAGTCGGGCCGGGCCTCGGCTCGCTGACCCTCGGGCTGCTCGCGACCGGTGCCGAGGTCGTCGCGGTGGAGATCGATCCCGTGTTGGCGAAGCGACTGCCAAACACCGTCGCCGAACGAGGCGGGGCCGAAAGGCTGAAGGTCGTCGGCGCGGACGCTTTACGGATCACAGCGGACGATCTCCCCGCACGGCCGACCGCGCTCGTCGCGAACTTGCCGTACAACGTCGCGGTCCCCGTCGTGCTTCACCTGCTCGCCGAGCTGCCGTCGTTGACCAGCGGCCTCGTAATGGTCCAGACCGAGGTCGCGGACCGAATGGCGGCGGGCCCGGGGAGCCGGACCTACGGCGTGCCCAGCGTCAAACTCGCGTGGTACGGGAAGGCGCGGAAGGTCGCCGCGGTGCCTCGCACCGTGTTCTGGCCGGTTCCGAATGTGGACTCCGCCCTGGTCGCGTTCGAACGGGGTGAAGTGGTGTGGTCCGTCGACCGACAGCGGCTGTTCGCGGTGGTGGACGCCGCCTTCTCGCAACGGCGGAAGACCTTGCGTGCCGCATTGGCGTCATGGGCCGGTTCCGCCGAACGCGCGGAGGAGTTGCTCGAGAAGGCGGGGATCGACCCCAAGACCCGCGGCGAGCAGCTGGATGTCCACCAGTTCGCTCGGATCGCCGCCGCGGCCGTCTGA
- a CDS encoding GNAT family protein produces the protein MDDVVLEGEKVRLRDWGPSDLRSLEDLLDPARPWHQTNGPYFGAPTAAAAEATAIELTTTTAERPDPRASLAVCDQSDGKLIGRVSWYWESRQTDWRRMGLVIYDERYWGGGFGTEALGLWTTYLFSRTDALRLDFATYSGNPGMIAVGRRLGFSEEGRFRRARRWPGGVHDAVVYGVLREEWEQLNLSGRRPT, from the coding sequence GTGGACGACGTCGTACTCGAAGGTGAGAAAGTCCGGCTGCGCGACTGGGGGCCATCCGATCTCCGATCGCTCGAGGACCTGCTCGATCCCGCGCGGCCTTGGCACCAGACCAACGGGCCCTACTTCGGCGCCCCGACCGCGGCGGCCGCCGAAGCCACGGCGATCGAGCTCACCACAACCACAGCCGAACGGCCCGACCCCCGCGCCAGCCTCGCCGTGTGCGACCAGAGTGACGGCAAGTTGATCGGCCGAGTCAGCTGGTATTGGGAAAGCAGGCAGACCGACTGGCGGCGGATGGGACTGGTCATCTACGACGAGCGGTACTGGGGCGGCGGATTCGGCACCGAAGCCTTGGGACTGTGGACGACTTACCTGTTCTCCCGCACCGACGCACTGCGGCTCGACTTCGCGACGTACTCGGGCAATCCGGGAATGATCGCAGTCGGACGACGGCTGGGTTTCAGCGAAGAAGGCCGGTTCCGACGTGCTCGACGCTGGCCCGGCGGCGTGCACGACGCCGTCGTCTACGGGGTGCTCCGCGAGGAGTGGGAACAGCTGAACCTCTCAGGCAGGCGGCCGACGTGA
- a CDS encoding DUF222 domain-containing protein — protein MTSTNTSQAFPLNLPEGDAELLLDELQTRLREGRRLIAEVGQILAEIESRGVRDLYGYNSIAVFYEHVARVPRAEAQKVTARALALNSRRARDGTSIDPVAPLTGIAASAGALAEAGIDRIVTVMKRLPDHVTASTRHEAEKGLVELAGVARPRDVTVAGTELLARLDPDGNPKEDPGPKLQRSEFWLRQKRTGRWDLRGNLDPETGARLNALMVPRAYPAPNGEADDRTPAERRGDALSEIVDLAESSPDIPLPRQTSERVTEESPLAEPVGTPANRPKPSQARSQGFPSPHRGDGAARPGNPAERSRNVAHIRPSRWWTRLSRPRSGGATPPQEPLTA, from the coding sequence ATGACCAGTACAAACACTTCCCAGGCCTTCCCGCTCAACCTGCCGGAAGGCGACGCCGAACTGCTTCTCGACGAGTTGCAGACACGGCTACGCGAAGGGCGACGTCTGATCGCCGAAGTCGGCCAGATCCTGGCCGAGATCGAGTCACGCGGTGTCCGTGACCTTTACGGATACAACTCGATCGCCGTCTTCTACGAACATGTGGCTCGGGTGCCTCGAGCGGAGGCCCAGAAGGTGACCGCTCGAGCGCTCGCGCTCAACTCGAGACGGGCGCGCGACGGTACGTCGATCGACCCCGTCGCGCCTTTGACCGGTATCGCGGCCTCCGCCGGTGCGCTGGCCGAGGCCGGCATCGACCGGATCGTCACCGTCATGAAACGACTGCCCGACCACGTCACCGCAAGCACGCGGCATGAGGCCGAGAAGGGTCTCGTCGAGCTCGCCGGCGTCGCCAGACCGCGCGACGTCACGGTGGCGGGGACGGAGTTGCTCGCGCGCTTAGACCCGGACGGGAATCCCAAAGAGGATCCCGGTCCCAAGCTTCAGCGAAGCGAGTTCTGGTTGCGGCAGAAACGCACCGGTCGTTGGGATCTGCGTGGCAATCTCGATCCCGAGACAGGCGCCCGCCTGAACGCGCTCATGGTGCCGCGGGCGTATCCGGCTCCGAACGGAGAAGCCGACGACCGCACGCCTGCGGAGAGACGCGGTGACGCTCTCTCGGAGATCGTCGATCTCGCGGAAAGCAGCCCGGATATCCCGTTGCCTCGACAGACGTCGGAGCGGGTCACCGAGGAGTCTCCACTCGCGGAGCCGGTCGGGACACCCGCGAACCGTCCTAAACCGTCCCAGGCACGGTCTCAGGGCTTCCCAAGCCCACACCGTGGCGACGGAGCCGCGCGACCGGGTAATCCGGCCGAACGATCTCGGAACGTGGCCCATATACGGCCTTCGCGATGGTGGACACGGCTGTCGAGACCAAGATCCGGAGGCGCTACGCCGCCACAGGAGCCCTTAACGGCCTGA
- a CDS encoding resuscitation-promoting factor codes for MLDRDTQYGELDYSDDPRITHQDVLAALGPDADTLMAEIDVDVDELIRLISAETTMLPPIVIPDEVAEDRTAGAPMKAATKDEVISSATRVWKKRFLKGTVMAVLLTLGGGGAAAMAMNKSVTLDIDGKQQTIHSFGDTVGEVLEDAGLSVGAHDSLSPSPQAEVGDGGVIKLERGRKLNLIVDGSPQQESWVRATNLGEALNQLGRADLAKAGTWTSLPQNGELPLEGATVEVKTLKNVTVFDGANEPRKVQTNSITTKEFLGELRMTLGPDDEAVGGLDVKLVDGAEVHISRTGVTMVKQNEEIAPPEQKVDDPELEKGKTKVEEPGTPGQKTVTYKVTNRNGKEVGREKVSEEVLTEAKPKIVKIGTKKPADPVIGDAGAWDRIAQCESTGNWSANTGNGYYGGLQFNKSTWDAYGGDKYAAYPHQASKAQQIAVAEKLRDDRGGYGAWPHCGKKA; via the coding sequence GTGCTCGACCGCGACACTCAGTACGGCGAGCTGGACTACTCCGACGATCCGCGCATCACGCACCAGGACGTCCTGGCCGCGCTCGGCCCCGACGCCGACACCTTGATGGCCGAGATCGACGTCGACGTCGACGAGCTGATCCGCCTGATCAGCGCCGAGACCACCATGCTCCCGCCGATCGTCATTCCGGACGAGGTGGCCGAAGACCGCACCGCGGGCGCGCCGATGAAGGCGGCGACCAAGGACGAGGTCATTTCGAGCGCGACCCGCGTCTGGAAGAAGCGGTTCCTCAAGGGAACCGTCATGGCGGTGCTGCTCACCCTCGGCGGTGGCGGCGCGGCCGCGATGGCGATGAACAAGAGCGTCACGCTCGACATCGACGGTAAGCAGCAGACCATCCACAGCTTCGGCGACACGGTCGGTGAGGTCCTCGAAGACGCCGGCCTTTCGGTCGGCGCGCACGACTCGCTCTCGCCCTCGCCTCAGGCCGAGGTGGGCGACGGCGGTGTCATCAAGCTGGAGCGCGGCCGCAAGCTCAACCTGATCGTCGACGGCTCACCGCAGCAGGAGTCCTGGGTCCGCGCGACCAACCTCGGCGAAGCGCTGAACCAGCTTGGCCGTGCCGATCTCGCCAAGGCAGGCACCTGGACGTCGCTCCCGCAGAACGGTGAGCTGCCGCTCGAGGGCGCCACCGTGGAGGTCAAGACCCTCAAGAACGTCACGGTCTTCGACGGCGCGAACGAGCCGCGCAAGGTTCAGACCAACTCGATCACCACCAAGGAATTCCTCGGTGAGCTCCGGATGACCCTCGGCCCGGACGACGAGGCCGTCGGCGGCCTCGACGTCAAGCTGGTCGACGGCGCCGAGGTCCACATCAGCCGGACCGGTGTCACCATGGTCAAGCAGAACGAGGAAATCGCTCCGCCCGAGCAGAAGGTCGACGACCCGGAGCTCGAAAAGGGCAAGACCAAGGTCGAAGAACCGGGCACCCCGGGCCAGAAGACCGTGACCTACAAGGTCACCAACCGCAACGGCAAAGAGGTCGGCCGCGAGAAGGTCTCGGAAGAGGTCCTCACCGAGGCCAAGCCCAAGATCGTCAAGATCGGTACGAAGAAGCCCGCTGATCCGGTCATCGGGGACGCCGGCGCGTGGGACCGCATCGCGCAGTGCGAGTCGACCGGCAACTGGTCCGCCAACACCGGCAACGGCTACTACGGTGGCCTCCAGTTCAACAAGAGCACCTGGGACGCCTACGGTGGCGATAAGTACGCCGCGTACCCGCACCAGGCCAGCAAGGCCCAGCAGATCGCTGTCGCCGAAAAGCTCCGCGACGACCGCGGTGGCTACGGCGCTTGGCCGCACTGTGGCAAGAAGGCCTGA
- a CDS encoding TatD family hydrolase, protein MGAEKKEPPPIPDRLPVSVVDAHTHLDACGAVTAADVTAMVDRAERAGVSRLITVADDLASARWAAQASTWDTRVWAAVAIHPTRTKEFGEAEKSEVESLAKESRVVAVGETGLDYYWDYSPHDAQQDAFRWHIDLAKRIGKPLMIHDRDAHDDVLRILEEEGAPDQVVFHCFSGDEHIARRCVDAGYVLSFAGTVSFRNARGLHEAARIVPADRYLVETDAPFLTPHPFRGRPNEPYCAAYTVRHLAALRGEAVHEVAESVRTTAERVFGLPTVTTG, encoded by the coding sequence ATGGGTGCGGAGAAGAAGGAGCCACCGCCGATCCCGGACAGGTTGCCGGTATCGGTGGTGGACGCGCATACCCACCTCGACGCGTGCGGCGCGGTCACCGCGGCAGATGTGACGGCCATGGTCGACCGCGCCGAACGCGCCGGTGTTTCGCGGTTGATCACCGTCGCGGACGATCTCGCCTCCGCTCGTTGGGCCGCGCAGGCGTCCACTTGGGACACCCGGGTCTGGGCGGCCGTGGCGATCCATCCCACGCGTACCAAGGAATTCGGCGAGGCCGAGAAATCCGAAGTGGAGAGTCTCGCGAAGGAGTCCAGAGTGGTCGCGGTCGGTGAGACCGGCCTCGACTACTACTGGGACTACTCGCCCCACGACGCTCAACAGGACGCCTTCCGATGGCACATCGATCTTGCCAAGCGGATCGGCAAGCCGCTGATGATCCACGATCGAGACGCTCACGACGACGTGCTCCGGATCCTCGAGGAGGAGGGAGCGCCCGACCAGGTCGTCTTCCACTGTTTCTCGGGGGACGAGCACATCGCGCGCCGGTGCGTCGACGCGGGATATGTCCTCTCGTTCGCGGGAACGGTCAGTTTCCGCAACGCCCGCGGGCTCCACGAGGCGGCACGAATCGTGCCGGCGGACCGGTACCTCGTCGAAACGGACGCGCCGTTCCTGACCCCGCATCCCTTCCGTGGGCGACCGAACGAGCCCTACTGCGCCGCCTACACGGTCCGGCACCTGGCCGCGCTCAGAGGCGAGGCGGTGCACGAGGTGGCCGAATCGGTGCGAACGACCGCTGAGCGGGTCTTCGGTTTGCCGACAGTCACCACCGGTTGA
- the metG gene encoding methionine--tRNA ligase, translating to MSTPVLTAVAWPYANGPRHIGHVSGFGVPSDVFSRYQRMAGNRVLMVSGTDEHGTPITVQADKESMTSQQTADKYTRQIGQDLQGLGLTYDLFTRTTTGNHADVTQQIFLALHRNGYVVPKTTRGAISPSTGRTLPDRYIEGTCPICGYDGARGDQCDNCGNQLDAAELINPKSRINGETPKFVETEHYFLDLTAFVETLGTWLSSKTDWRPNVLNFTKNLIDDMRPRPITRDLDWGVKIPLDDWRDQPLKRFYVWFDAVIGYFSASVEWARRSGNPDAWQEWWNNPDARSYYFMGKDNITFHAQIWPALLFGHNGEGDRGGVAGKYGKLHLPDEIVSSEFLTMSGSKFSTSRGTVIYVHDFLRDFGPDTLRYFISVAGPETQDTDFTWDEFVRRTNFELANEWGNLVNRSISMAHKNVGAIPRPDAPAAADEELKELSRKAFDTAGAHLQRSRFKAAASEAMRVVTAANRYLSDQEPWKLKDDPARRDSVLHTALQVVSDANTLLTPFLPHSAQKVHEALGGSGVWAAQPELQEVEDLDIPGRINPIITGDYQAEQARWKSVPIEVGKPLEKPTPLFAKLDPELGETGPEWAPISK from the coding sequence ATGAGCACCCCAGTGTTGACTGCGGTGGCCTGGCCCTACGCCAACGGCCCCCGCCACATCGGCCACGTGTCCGGATTCGGCGTCCCGTCCGACGTCTTCTCCCGCTACCAGCGAATGGCCGGCAATCGGGTGCTCATGGTGTCCGGTACCGACGAACACGGCACCCCGATCACCGTCCAGGCCGACAAAGAAAGCATGACCTCCCAGCAGACGGCCGACAAGTACACCCGTCAGATCGGTCAGGACCTGCAGGGGCTAGGTCTCACCTACGACCTGTTCACCCGCACCACCACGGGCAACCACGCCGACGTCACGCAGCAGATCTTCCTCGCGCTGCACCGCAACGGCTATGTCGTCCCCAAGACGACCCGTGGCGCCATCAGCCCTTCGACCGGCCGCACCCTGCCCGACCGGTACATCGAGGGCACCTGCCCGATCTGCGGTTACGACGGCGCGCGCGGTGACCAGTGCGACAACTGCGGCAACCAGCTCGACGCCGCCGAGCTGATCAACCCGAAGTCGCGGATCAACGGGGAAACGCCGAAATTCGTCGAAACCGAGCACTACTTCCTCGACCTGACGGCGTTCGTCGAAACCTTGGGTACGTGGCTGTCCAGCAAGACCGACTGGCGCCCGAACGTCCTCAACTTCACCAAGAACCTGATCGACGACATGCGGCCGCGGCCGATCACCCGTGATCTCGACTGGGGGGTGAAGATTCCGCTGGACGACTGGCGCGACCAGCCACTCAAGCGCTTCTACGTCTGGTTCGACGCGGTCATCGGCTACTTCTCCGCGAGCGTCGAGTGGGCGCGCCGGTCCGGCAACCCGGACGCCTGGCAGGAGTGGTGGAACAACCCGGACGCGCGCTCCTACTACTTCATGGGCAAGGACAACATCACCTTCCACGCCCAGATCTGGCCCGCCCTGCTCTTCGGCCACAACGGTGAGGGTGATCGCGGCGGTGTGGCCGGCAAGTACGGCAAACTGCATCTGCCGGACGAGATCGTGTCCAGCGAGTTCCTCACGATGAGCGGCTCGAAGTTCTCCACCTCGCGCGGCACCGTCATCTACGTCCACGACTTCCTGCGCGACTTCGGGCCGGACACGCTTCGGTACTTCATCTCGGTCGCGGGTCCCGAGACCCAGGACACCGACTTCACCTGGGACGAATTCGTCCGACGGACCAACTTCGAGCTGGCCAACGAGTGGGGCAACCTCGTCAACCGGTCCATCTCCATGGCCCACAAGAACGTCGGAGCCATTCCGCGTCCCGACGCCCCCGCGGCCGCCGACGAGGAGCTCAAGGAACTCTCCCGCAAGGCGTTCGACACCGCCGGTGCCCACCTCCAGCGGTCCCGGTTCAAGGCGGCGGCCAGCGAGGCCATGCGTGTCGTCACCGCCGCGAACCGGTACCTCTCGGACCAGGAACCCTGGAAGCTCAAGGACGATCCGGCTCGCCGTGACAGTGTCCTGCACACCGCCCTGCAAGTCGTCTCGGACGCCAACACGTTGCTGACCCCTTTCCTGCCCCACTCGGCGCAGAAGGTGCACGAGGCACTCGGCGGCAGCGGTGTCTGGGCGGCCCAGCCCGAACTGCAGGAAGTCGAGGATCTCGACATTCCCGGCCGGATCAACCCCATCATCACCGGGGACTACCAGGCAGAGCAGGCACGCTGGAAGTCCGTGCCGATCGAAGTCGGCAAGCCGCTCGAGAAGCCGACGCCGTTGTTCGCCAAGCTGGACCCGGAGCTCGGCGAGACCGGGCCCGAGTGGGCGCCGATCTCGAAATGA
- a CDS encoding PadR family transcriptional regulator: MSATRLLVLGVVRMYGKAHGYQVRRELLSWAADKWGNVQPGSIYHALKKMTSEGLLAQVEDAEAGSGPDRTAYRLTEDGETEFLVQLGRALSSDDATGYSLSAAVTFMPTLPRAQVLTLLKLQLANMEAHAQSTHYAREHAVDLGKPPHVSELYRLWSAHAEANVTWMRELIGRLEAGEYVMAGEGDDEPVFGAPPK; this comes from the coding sequence GTGTCCGCCACGCGTCTGCTGGTGCTGGGTGTCGTGCGCATGTACGGGAAGGCCCACGGCTACCAGGTCCGGCGCGAACTTCTCTCGTGGGCGGCCGACAAGTGGGGCAATGTCCAGCCGGGTTCGATCTATCACGCGTTGAAGAAGATGACCTCCGAGGGTCTCCTGGCACAGGTCGAGGACGCTGAGGCGGGTAGCGGGCCCGATCGGACCGCGTACAGGTTGACCGAGGACGGCGAGACCGAATTCCTCGTGCAGCTCGGCAGAGCGCTGTCGAGCGACGACGCGACCGGGTACTCGCTGTCGGCGGCGGTCACGTTCATGCCGACGTTGCCCCGCGCACAGGTTCTGACTCTGCTGAAACTGCAGCTGGCGAATATGGAAGCGCACGCCCAGTCGACTCATTACGCCCGTGAGCATGCCGTCGATCTGGGAAAACCTCCTCATGTGAGCGAGCTGTACCGCTTGTGGAGCGCGCACGCGGAAGCGAACGTGACGTGGATGCGTGAGCTGATCGGCCGTCTCGAAGCCGGCGAGTACGTGATGGCGGGCGAAGGCGACGACGAACCGGTGTTCGGCGCACCGCCCAAGTAA